In the Juglans microcarpa x Juglans regia isolate MS1-56 chromosome 6D, Jm3101_v1.0, whole genome shotgun sequence genome, one interval contains:
- the LOC121268817 gene encoding uncharacterized protein LOC121268817, which translates to MCCGSKICMLCTCLILLVILIGLLFGFGVFKHGFHKLKDTVHLCDPNLTRNLCGRPFFGFPAPAPH; encoded by the coding sequence atgtgCTGTGGGAGTAAGATATGCATGCTATGCACGTGCCTAATACTCTTGGTGATACTCATCGGATTGCTGTTCGGCTTCGGGGTGTTCAAGCACGGTTTTCACAAATTGAAGGATACCGTACATCTTTGCGATCCCAATCTCACTCGTAATCTCTGCGGAAGGCCATTCTTCGGTTTTCCAGCACCTGCTCCTCATTGA
- the LOC121235184 gene encoding chaperone protein dnaJ 11, chloroplastic has product MSPTLTLPNPNSLHSSRQIPFPSSHMPPRLIPTSLRTPSFNAPICAFTHTHSSSATATVSRRPSSLYEVLRVKRTASFTEIKTAYRRLAKMYHPDAIQEPESDGSDFIEIHNAYATLSDPSSRALYDLSLGAQFERRPFSFTTGNRTGFYATRRWETDQCW; this is encoded by the coding sequence ATGTCCCCAACCCTAACCCTCCCCAACCCTAATTCCCTCCATTCCTCCCGGCAAATTCCATTTCCTTCCTCCCACATGCCTCCTCGCCTAATCCCCACCTCGCTTCGGACCCCGAGCTTCAATGCTCCCATTTGTGCATTCACCCACACCCACTCGTCCTCGGCAACGGCCACCGTCTCTCGTAGGCCCTCCAGTTTATACGAGGTCCTCCGAGTCAAGCGTACCGCTTCCTTCACGGAGATCAAGACTGCTTATCGAAGACTGGCCAAGATGTACCACCCCGACGCCATTCAAGAGCCCGAATCAGACGGCAGCGATTTCATCGAGATTCACAACGCCTACGCCACGCTCTCCGATCCATCTTCAAGGGCGCTCTACGATCTGTCCTTGGGTGCCCAGTTCGAGAGGCGACCCTTCAGTTTCACGACCGGTAATCGGACGGGGTTTTATGCGACCCGGAGATGGGAAACGGATCAGTGCTGGTAG